One segment of Streptomyces sp. XD-27 DNA contains the following:
- the metH gene encoding methionine synthase, with the protein MAAQTPPSTTSSSRADALRRALATRVVVADGAMGTMLQAQDPSMEDFQQLEGCNEILNVTRPDIVRSVHEEYFAVGVDCVETNTFGANHAALAEYDIADRVFELSEAGARIAREAADAYSSGGQQRWVLGSMGPGTKLPTLGHAPYTTLRDAYQANAEGMIAGGADALLVETTQDLLQTKAAILGARRALEATGADLPVICSVTVETTGTMLLGSEIGAALTALEPLGIDMIGLNCATGPAEMSEHLRYLARQSRIPLSCMPNAGLPVLGKDGAHYPLTPSELADAQETFVREYGLSLVGGCCGTTPEHLRQVVERVRDLAPGPRDPRPEPGAASLYQAVPFRQDTSYLAIGERTNANGSKKFREAMLAGRWDDCVEMARDQIREGAHMLDLCVDYVGRDGVADMEELAGRFATASTLPIVLDSTEVDVLQAGLEKLGGRAVINSVNYEDGDGPESRFAQVTRLAEEHGAALIALTIDEEGQARTPEKKVEIAERLIADLTGNWGIRESDILIDTLTFTICTGQEESRKDGIATIEAIRELKRRHPDVQTTLGLSNISFGLNPAARILLNSVFLDECVKAGLDSAIVHASKILPIARFDEEQVTTALDLVYDRRTEGYDPLQKLMELFEGATTKSLKASKAEELAALPLEERLKRRIIDGERNGLEADLDDALQDRPALDIVNDTLLDGMKVVGELFGSGQMQLPFVLQSAEVMKTAVAHLEPHMEKSDAEGKGTIVLATVRGDVHDIGKNLVDIILSNNGYNVVNLGIKQPVSAILEAAEEHRADVIGMSGLLVKSTVIMKENLEELNQRKMAADYPVILGGAALTRAYVEQDLHEIYEGEVRYARDAFEGLRLMDALIAVKRGVPGATLPELKQRRVPKRAAVVTEPEPEQGPVRSDVATDNPVPEPPFWGTRVVKGIQQADYASWLDEGALFKGQWGLKEARTGGPSYQELVETEGRPRLRGWLDKLHTENLLEAAVVYGYFRCVSKGEDLVLLGEDGAELTRFTFPRQRRGRRLCLADFFRPEESGETDVVGLQVVTVGSRIGEATAELFAADSYRDYLELHGLSVQLAEALAEYWHARVRAELGFGGEDPEDVVDMFDLKYRGARFSLGYGACPDLEDRAKIADLLRPERIGVQLSEEFQLHPEQSTDAIVIHHPEAKYFNAR; encoded by the coding sequence ATGGCCGCACAGACGCCGCCGTCCACCACCAGCAGCAGCCGAGCCGACGCGCTTCGCCGGGCACTCGCCACCCGTGTGGTGGTAGCCGACGGGGCGATGGGCACGATGCTCCAGGCGCAGGACCCCTCCATGGAGGACTTCCAGCAGCTCGAAGGCTGCAACGAGATCCTGAACGTCACCCGCCCGGACATCGTCCGATCGGTGCACGAGGAGTACTTCGCGGTCGGTGTCGACTGCGTGGAGACCAACACCTTCGGCGCGAACCACGCCGCCCTCGCCGAGTACGACATCGCCGACCGGGTCTTCGAGCTCTCCGAGGCCGGCGCCAGGATCGCCCGCGAGGCCGCCGACGCGTACTCCTCCGGCGGACAGCAGCGCTGGGTGCTCGGCTCGATGGGCCCGGGCACCAAGCTCCCCACGCTCGGACACGCCCCGTACACCACCCTGCGCGACGCCTACCAGGCCAACGCCGAAGGCATGATCGCCGGTGGCGCGGACGCGCTGCTCGTGGAGACCACCCAGGACCTGCTCCAGACCAAGGCGGCGATCCTCGGCGCCCGCCGCGCGCTGGAGGCCACCGGCGCCGACCTGCCGGTGATCTGCTCGGTCACGGTGGAGACCACCGGCACCATGCTGCTCGGCTCCGAGATCGGTGCCGCGCTCACCGCGCTGGAGCCGCTGGGCATCGACATGATCGGGCTGAACTGCGCCACCGGCCCGGCCGAGATGAGCGAGCACCTGCGCTACCTGGCCCGGCAGTCCCGGATCCCGCTGTCCTGCATGCCCAACGCCGGTCTGCCGGTCCTCGGCAAGGACGGCGCGCACTACCCGCTCACCCCCTCGGAGCTGGCCGACGCCCAGGAGACCTTCGTCCGCGAGTACGGACTGTCCCTGGTCGGCGGCTGCTGCGGCACGACCCCGGAGCACCTGCGCCAGGTGGTGGAACGGGTCCGCGACCTCGCCCCCGGCCCGCGCGACCCGCGCCCCGAGCCCGGTGCCGCCTCCCTCTACCAGGCCGTCCCGTTCCGCCAGGACACCTCGTACCTCGCGATCGGGGAGCGGACCAACGCCAACGGGTCGAAGAAGTTCCGGGAGGCCATGCTCGCCGGCCGCTGGGACGACTGCGTGGAGATGGCCCGCGACCAGATCCGCGAGGGCGCCCACATGCTCGACCTGTGCGTCGACTACGTCGGCCGGGACGGCGTCGCCGACATGGAGGAACTGGCCGGGCGGTTCGCCACCGCCTCCACCCTGCCCATCGTGCTGGACTCCACCGAGGTGGACGTGCTCCAGGCCGGGCTGGAGAAGCTCGGCGGCCGCGCGGTCATCAACTCCGTCAACTACGAGGACGGCGACGGCCCCGAATCGCGGTTCGCCCAGGTCACCCGGCTCGCCGAGGAGCACGGCGCCGCGCTGATCGCGCTGACCATCGACGAGGAGGGCCAGGCCCGTACGCCCGAGAAGAAGGTCGAGATCGCCGAGCGGCTCATCGCCGACCTCACCGGCAACTGGGGCATCCGCGAGTCGGACATCCTCATCGACACCCTGACCTTCACCATCTGCACCGGTCAGGAGGAGTCCCGCAAGGACGGCATCGCCACCATCGAGGCGATCCGCGAACTCAAGCGACGCCACCCGGACGTCCAGACCACCCTCGGCCTGTCCAACATCTCCTTCGGCCTCAACCCGGCCGCCCGGATCCTGCTCAACTCGGTGTTCCTCGACGAGTGCGTGAAGGCCGGGCTCGACTCGGCGATCGTGCACGCCTCGAAGATCCTGCCGATCGCCCGCTTCGACGAGGAGCAGGTCACCACCGCCCTCGACCTGGTCTACGACCGCCGCACCGAGGGTTACGACCCCCTCCAGAAGCTCATGGAGCTGTTCGAGGGCGCGACCACCAAGTCCCTCAAGGCGAGCAAGGCCGAGGAGCTGGCCGCGCTGCCCCTGGAGGAGCGGCTCAAGCGGCGCATCATCGACGGCGAGCGGAACGGCCTCGAAGCGGATCTCGACGACGCGCTCCAGGACCGCCCCGCCCTCGACATCGTCAACGACACGCTGCTGGACGGCATGAAGGTCGTCGGCGAACTCTTCGGCTCCGGCCAGATGCAGCTGCCGTTCGTGCTCCAGTCCGCCGAGGTCATGAAGACCGCGGTCGCCCACCTCGAACCGCACATGGAGAAGTCGGACGCCGAGGGCAAGGGCACCATCGTGCTCGCCACCGTCCGCGGCGACGTCCACGACATCGGCAAGAACCTCGTGGACATCATCCTCTCCAACAACGGCTACAACGTCGTCAACCTCGGCATCAAGCAGCCGGTCTCGGCGATCCTGGAGGCCGCCGAGGAGCACCGGGCCGACGTCATCGGCATGTCCGGGCTGCTGGTGAAGTCCACGGTGATCATGAAGGAGAACCTGGAGGAGCTGAACCAGCGGAAGATGGCCGCCGACTACCCGGTCATCCTCGGCGGCGCCGCCCTCACCCGTGCCTACGTCGAGCAGGACCTGCACGAGATCTACGAGGGCGAGGTCCGCTACGCCCGCGACGCCTTCGAGGGCCTGCGGCTCATGGACGCCCTCATCGCGGTCAAGCGCGGCGTGCCCGGCGCGACCCTGCCCGAGCTCAAGCAGCGCCGCGTGCCCAAGCGCGCCGCGGTCGTCACCGAGCCGGAGCCCGAGCAGGGGCCGGTGCGCTCCGACGTGGCCACCGACAACCCCGTCCCCGAGCCGCCGTTCTGGGGCACCCGCGTCGTCAAGGGCATCCAGCAGGCCGACTACGCCTCCTGGCTGGACGAGGGCGCGCTGTTCAAGGGGCAGTGGGGGCTCAAGGAGGCGCGCACCGGCGGCCCCAGCTACCAGGAGCTGGTCGAGACCGAGGGGCGGCCGCGGCTGCGCGGCTGGCTGGACAAGCTGCACACCGAGAACCTGCTCGAAGCGGCCGTCGTCTACGGCTACTTCCGCTGCGTGTCCAAGGGCGAGGACCTGGTCCTCCTCGGCGAGGACGGCGCCGAGCTCACCCGCTTCACCTTCCCGCGCCAGCGCCGCGGCCGCCGGCTGTGCCTGGCCGACTTCTTCCGGCCGGAGGAGTCCGGCGAGACCGACGTGGTCGGCCTGCAGGTGGTGACCGTCGGTTCCCGGATCGGCGAGGCCACCGCCGAACTGTTCGCCGCCGACTCCTACCGGGACTACCTGGAGCTGCACGGGCTGTCCGTGCAGCTCGCCGAGGCACTGGCCGAGTACTGGCACGCCCGGGTCCGCGCCGAGCTGGGCTTCGGGGGCGAGGACCCCGAGGACGTGGTGGACATGTTCGACCTGAAGTACCGCGGCGCGCGCTTCTCCCTGGGCTACGGCGCCTGCCCCGACCTGGAGGACCGCGCGAAGATCGCCGACCTGCTCCGGCCGGAGCGGATCGGGGTGCAGCTGTCGGAGGAGTTCCAGCTGCACCCGGAGCAGTCCACCGACGCGATCGTCATCCACCACCCGGAGGCCAAGTACTTCAACGCGCGGTAG
- a CDS encoding IclR family transcriptional regulator — protein sequence MARTIQSLERAAAMLRLLAGGERRLGLSDIASALGLAKGTAHGILRTLQQEGFVEQDAASGRYQLGAELLRLGNSYLDVHELRARALVWADDLARSSGESVYLGVLHQQGVLIVHHVFRPDDSRQVLEVGAMQPLHSTALGKVLSAYDPVAHSEAAEGERKAFTDHTVTGLEEFENVLDLTRARGWGADVEETWEGVASVAAPIHDRRRMPVGAVGITGAVERVCVAGELRSELVAAVRDYARAISRDLGASRF from the coding sequence ATGGCACGGACCATCCAGTCGCTGGAGCGCGCGGCCGCGATGCTGCGTCTGCTGGCCGGCGGCGAGCGCCGGCTCGGTCTGTCCGACATCGCGTCCGCCCTGGGCCTGGCCAAGGGCACCGCGCACGGCATCCTGCGCACCCTCCAGCAGGAGGGCTTCGTGGAGCAGGACGCGGCCTCGGGCCGCTACCAGCTCGGCGCCGAGCTGCTGCGCCTGGGCAACAGCTATCTGGACGTGCACGAGCTGCGCGCCCGCGCGCTGGTATGGGCCGACGACCTGGCGCGGTCCAGCGGGGAGAGCGTCTATCTGGGCGTGCTGCACCAGCAGGGGGTGCTGATCGTCCACCACGTCTTCCGGCCGGACGACAGCCGCCAGGTGCTGGAGGTCGGCGCCATGCAGCCGCTGCACAGCACGGCCCTGGGCAAGGTCCTGTCGGCGTACGACCCCGTGGCGCACAGCGAGGCGGCGGAGGGCGAGCGCAAGGCCTTCACCGACCACACGGTGACGGGTCTGGAGGAGTTCGAGAACGTCCTGGACCTCACGCGGGCCCGCGGTTGGGGCGCGGACGTCGAGGAGACCTGGGAGGGCGTCGCGTCCGTCGCGGCCCCCATCCACGACCGGCGACGGATGCCGGTGGGCGCGGTGGGCATCACCGGCGCGGTGGAGCGGGTCTGCGTGGCCGGCGAGCTGCGGTCCGAGCTGGTCGCGGCGGTACGGGACTACGCGCGGGCCATCTCCCGCGACCTGGGCGCCAGCCGCTTCTGA
- a CDS encoding MIP/aquaporin family protein gives MSSSDIFIGETIGTAILILLGGGVCAAVTLKSSKARNAGWLAITFGWGFAVLTAAYISAPLSGAHLNPAVTLGLAIEGGTEWGDVPLYIAAQMLGAIVGAALVWVTYLGQFTAHLTDHEIVGGPGAQDTAAAVKQQADAPGPVLGVFSTGPEIRNTVQNLATEIIGTAVLVLAILTQGLNNEGNGLGVLGVMATSFVVVGIGLSLGGPTGYAINPARDLGPRITHALLPLPNKGGSDWAYAWIPVVGPLVGAALAGGLYKLAFV, from the coding sequence GTGTCCAGCTCCGACATCTTCATCGGCGAGACCATCGGTACCGCCATACTCATCCTGCTCGGTGGCGGCGTGTGCGCCGCCGTCACGCTCAAGAGCTCCAAGGCCCGGAACGCCGGGTGGCTCGCCATCACCTTCGGGTGGGGCTTCGCCGTGCTCACCGCCGCGTACATCTCCGCCCCCCTCTCCGGCGCCCACCTCAACCCTGCCGTCACTCTCGGCCTGGCGATAGAGGGCGGTACGGAATGGGGCGACGTCCCCCTGTACATCGCCGCCCAGATGCTGGGCGCGATCGTCGGCGCCGCGCTGGTCTGGGTCACCTACCTGGGTCAGTTCACCGCGCACCTCACCGACCACGAGATCGTCGGCGGACCGGGCGCGCAGGACACGGCGGCGGCCGTCAAGCAGCAGGCAGACGCCCCCGGCCCGGTGCTCGGCGTCTTCTCCACCGGCCCCGAGATCCGCAACACGGTGCAGAACCTGGCCACCGAGATCATCGGCACCGCTGTGCTCGTCCTCGCGATCCTCACCCAGGGACTCAACAACGAGGGCAACGGCCTCGGCGTCCTCGGTGTGATGGCCACGTCGTTCGTCGTCGTCGGCATCGGCCTGTCGCTGGGCGGCCCCACCGGCTACGCCATCAACCCGGCCCGCGACCTGGGCCCGCGCATCACGCACGCCCTCCTGCCGCTGCCCAACAAGGGCGGCTCGGACTGGGCCTACGCCTGGATTCCCGTCGTCGGCCCGCTCGTGGGCGCCGCCCTGGCCGGCGGCCTCTACAAGCTGGCCTTCGTCTGA
- the glpK gene encoding glycerol kinase GlpK: MTETHTTGATSHGHGPFIAAIDQGTTSSRCIVFDRDGRIVSVDQKEHEQIFPKPGWVEHNATEIWQNVQEVVAGAISKAGITAADVKAIGITNQRETTLLWDKNTGEPVHNALVWQDTRTDALCKELGRNVGQDRFRRETGLPLASYFSGPKVRWLLDNVDGLRERAEAGEILFGTMDSWVIWNLTGGVDGGHHVTDVTNASRTMLMNLHSMEWDEKILSSMEIPAAVLPEIRSSAEVYGHVKGGVLDGVPVASALGDQQAALFGQTCFAEGEAKSTYGTGTFMLMNTGEKVINSYSGLLTTVGYRIGDQKPVYALEGSIAVTGSLVQWMRDQMGLIKSAAEIETLASSVEDNGGAYFVPAFSGLFAPYWRSDARGVIAGLTRYVTKAHIARAVLEATAWQTREITDAMTKDSGVELAALKVDGGMTSNNLLMQTISDFADAPVVRPMVAETTCLGAAYAAGLAVGFWPDTDALRANWRRAAEWTPRMDADVRDREYKNWLKAVERTMGWIEDEE; this comes from the coding sequence ATGACCGAGACCCACACCACCGGCGCCACCTCGCACGGCCACGGCCCGTTCATCGCGGCGATCGACCAGGGCACCACCTCCAGCCGCTGCATCGTCTTCGACCGCGACGGCCGCATCGTCTCCGTCGACCAGAAGGAGCACGAGCAGATCTTCCCCAAGCCGGGCTGGGTGGAGCACAACGCCACCGAGATCTGGCAGAACGTCCAGGAGGTCGTCGCCGGCGCCATCAGCAAGGCCGGGATCACCGCCGCCGACGTCAAGGCGATCGGCATCACCAACCAGCGCGAGACCACCCTGCTGTGGGACAAGAACACCGGTGAGCCGGTGCACAACGCCCTGGTCTGGCAGGACACCCGCACCGACGCCCTGTGCAAGGAGCTCGGCCGCAACGTCGGCCAGGACCGCTTCCGCCGCGAGACCGGCCTGCCGCTCGCGTCGTACTTCTCCGGCCCCAAGGTCCGCTGGCTGCTGGACAACGTCGACGGGCTGCGCGAGCGCGCCGAGGCCGGCGAGATCCTCTTCGGCACCATGGACTCCTGGGTCATCTGGAACCTCACCGGCGGTGTCGACGGCGGCCACCACGTCACCGACGTCACCAACGCCTCCCGCACCATGCTGATGAACCTGCACAGCATGGAGTGGGACGAGAAGATCCTGTCCTCCATGGAGATCCCGGCGGCCGTGCTGCCGGAGATCCGCTCCTCCGCCGAGGTGTACGGGCACGTCAAGGGCGGCGTCCTGGACGGCGTCCCGGTCGCCTCCGCGCTCGGTGACCAGCAGGCGGCACTGTTCGGCCAGACCTGCTTCGCCGAGGGCGAGGCCAAGTCCACCTACGGCACCGGCACCTTCATGCTGATGAACACCGGCGAGAAGGTCATCAACTCCTACAGCGGCCTGCTGACCACGGTCGGCTACCGGATCGGCGACCAGAAGCCGGTCTACGCCCTGGAGGGCTCCATCGCCGTCACCGGTTCGCTGGTGCAGTGGATGCGCGACCAGATGGGCCTGATCAAGAGCGCGGCCGAGATCGAGACGCTCGCCAGCTCCGTCGAGGACAACGGCGGCGCCTACTTCGTGCCGGCCTTCTCCGGCCTGTTCGCCCCGTACTGGCGCTCGGACGCCCGCGGTGTGATCGCCGGTCTGACCCGGTACGTCACCAAGGCGCACATCGCCCGCGCCGTGCTCGAGGCCACCGCCTGGCAGACCCGCGAGATCACCGACGCCATGACCAAGGACTCCGGCGTCGAGCTGGCCGCGCTCAAGGTCGACGGCGGCATGACCTCCAACAACCTGCTGATGCAGACCATCTCGGACTTCGCGGACGCGCCGGTGGTGCGCCCGATGGTCGCCGAGACGACCTGCCTCGGCGCCGCCTACGCCGCCGGTCTCGCCGTCGGCTTCTGGCCGGACACCGACGCCCTGCGCGCCAACTGGCGCCGGGCCGCCGAGTGGACCCCCCGTATGGACGCGGACGTACGCGACCGCGAGTACAAGAACTGGCTCAAGGCCGTCGAGCGGACCATGGGCTGGATCGAGGACGAGGAGTAA
- a CDS encoding glycerol-3-phosphate dehydrogenase/oxidase encodes MTTLQSAPALGAHPAAGSNPSRAETREQLSKASYDLLVIGGGILGITTAWHAAQSGLRVAMVDAGDFAGATSSASSKLLHGGLRYLQTGAVKLVAENHFERRAVSRTVAPHLANPLTFYLPVYKGGPHGATKLGAGVFAYSALSAFRDGVGHVISPERAARDVPELRTDNLKAVAVYGDGQMNDSRMALMTVRAAAEAGATVLNHAEVTGLRFTGGRVTGAELKDRTDGTEFGVDARLVLNATGPWVDHLRRMEDPNAAPSIRLSKGAHLVLKRTSPWKAALATPIDKYRITFALPWEDMLLLGTTDEEFEGDPADCQVNDKDIAQILDEAAFSIRDQQLSRDLITYSFAGLRVLPGGPGDTAKAKRETVVTEGKGGMLSIAGGKWTTFRHIGRTVMNKLAQLPGRPLADDMEPLSQLPKHMPLPGLANPQAVAHRLLVDGGTPGPRMAADTARHLATHYGSLSFDIARLANEDPALAERIHPDAPEIWAQVVYARDLEWAETAEDVLRRRTTLTIRGLDTDEVRAKVQSLLDARQS; translated from the coding sequence ATGACCACCCTGCAGAGCGCCCCGGCCCTCGGTGCGCACCCGGCTGCCGGCTCGAACCCGAGCCGCGCCGAGACCCGGGAACAGCTGTCGAAGGCTTCGTACGACCTCCTGGTGATCGGTGGCGGCATTCTGGGCATCACCACCGCCTGGCACGCCGCGCAGTCCGGACTGCGGGTGGCCATGGTGGACGCCGGCGACTTCGCCGGCGCCACCTCCTCCGCCTCCTCCAAGCTGCTCCACGGCGGCCTGCGCTACCTCCAGACCGGCGCGGTCAAGCTGGTCGCCGAGAACCACTTCGAGCGGCGCGCGGTCTCCCGTACCGTCGCCCCGCACCTGGCGAACCCGCTCACCTTCTACCTGCCGGTGTACAAGGGCGGCCCGCACGGCGCCACCAAGCTCGGCGCGGGCGTCTTCGCCTACTCCGCGCTCTCCGCCTTCCGGGACGGCGTCGGCCACGTCATCAGCCCGGAGCGGGCCGCGCGGGACGTGCCGGAGCTGCGCACCGACAACCTCAAGGCGGTCGCGGTCTACGGCGACGGCCAGATGAACGACAGCCGGATGGCGCTGATGACGGTGCGCGCGGCGGCCGAGGCAGGCGCGACCGTCCTCAACCACGCCGAGGTCACCGGGCTGCGCTTCACCGGCGGCCGGGTCACCGGCGCCGAACTCAAGGACCGCACCGACGGCACCGAGTTCGGGGTCGACGCCCGCCTGGTGCTCAACGCCACCGGCCCGTGGGTGGACCACCTGCGCAGGATGGAGGACCCGAACGCGGCGCCGTCCATCCGCCTGTCCAAGGGCGCGCACCTGGTCCTCAAGCGCACCTCCCCCTGGAAGGCCGCGCTGGCGACCCCCATCGACAAGTACCGCATCACCTTCGCCCTCCCCTGGGAGGACATGCTCCTGCTCGGCACCACCGACGAGGAGTTCGAGGGCGACCCGGCGGACTGCCAGGTCAACGACAAGGACATAGCCCAGATCCTGGACGAGGCCGCGTTCTCCATCCGCGACCAGCAGCTCTCCCGCGACCTGATCACCTACTCGTTCGCGGGCCTGCGGGTGCTCCCGGGCGGCCCGGGCGACACCGCCAAGGCCAAGCGCGAGACGGTCGTCACCGAGGGCAAGGGCGGCATGCTGTCCATCGCGGGCGGCAAGTGGACGACCTTCCGGCACATCGGCCGCACCGTCATGAACAAGCTCGCCCAACTGCCGGGCCGGCCGCTCGCGGACGACATGGAGCCGCTGTCCCAGCTGCCCAAGCACATGCCGCTGCCGGGCCTGGCCAACCCGCAGGCGGTCGCGCACCGGCTGCTGGTCGACGGCGGTACGCCCGGCCCGCGGATGGCCGCCGACACCGCCCGCCACCTGGCCACCCACTACGGCTCGCTGTCCTTCGACATCGCCCGGCTGGCCAACGAGGACCCGGCGCTGGCCGAGCGGATCCACCCCGACGCCCCGGAGATCTGGGCACAGGTCGTCTACGCCCGTGACCTGGAGTGGGCCGAGACGGCGGAGGACGTGCTGCGCCGCCGCACCACGCTGACGATCCGCGGCCTGGACACGGACGAGGTCCGCGCCAAGGTCCAGAGCCTGCTGGACGCCCGGCAGAGCTGA
- a CDS encoding PLP-dependent cysteine synthase family protein, with protein MDAYASLTDAVGDTPLVRLNRITAGLTAPVYAKLEYVNPGGSVKDRAALAMVRAAEEAGELRPGGTIVEGTSGNTGVGLAMVAAQRGYRCVFVLPDKTSDEKVAVLRAYGARVVLCRSGLPLEHPDHVFNTAVRIAAETPGGWHANQYDNNANPVAHYRTTGPEIWRQTGGRITHLVAGVGTGGTITGAGEYLKEAGGGRVTVVGADPEASRYSGGDGRPYFVESIGHYLHPETVEDRWPDVYRRSVVDRFERIGDRESLLTARRLAREEGLLAGGSAGTAVAAALRVAAELGPEHLVVVVLPDSGRNYLSKVHDDGWLRHWGFLDGDGTGPVVGDAPSTPLGLSLRPSATVGQTLATLEERAGEKRPDGRGADTAALVTMVPERPDRPVMGTEILGSVTARLLRESLATGAAHPDDALRDHLAPAPPAFGSGEPAADALAALDGHAAETAVVLFDGRARALVGRAALAALVRAQDAAADGPGTAPETAPDAASDDTTDAVTDAVTDAAAAPVGA; from the coding sequence ATGGACGCGTACGCATCTTTGACCGACGCCGTGGGCGACACCCCGCTGGTACGTCTGAACCGGATCACCGCAGGTCTCACCGCACCCGTCTACGCCAAGCTGGAGTACGTCAACCCCGGCGGCAGCGTGAAGGACCGGGCCGCGCTGGCGATGGTGCGGGCGGCCGAGGAGGCCGGGGAACTGCGGCCCGGCGGCACGATCGTGGAGGGCACCTCGGGCAACACGGGGGTGGGACTTGCGATGGTGGCCGCCCAGCGCGGCTACCGCTGCGTGTTCGTCCTGCCGGACAAGACGAGCGACGAGAAGGTCGCCGTGCTGCGGGCGTACGGGGCGCGGGTCGTGCTGTGCCGCAGCGGCCTGCCGCTGGAGCACCCCGACCACGTGTTCAACACGGCGGTCCGGATCGCGGCCGAGACGCCCGGCGGCTGGCACGCCAACCAGTACGACAACAACGCCAACCCGGTGGCCCACTACCGCACCACGGGCCCGGAGATCTGGCGGCAGACGGGCGGCCGGATCACGCACCTGGTGGCCGGGGTCGGCACCGGCGGGACGATCACCGGGGCGGGCGAGTACCTCAAGGAGGCCGGCGGCGGGCGGGTCACCGTGGTGGGCGCCGACCCCGAGGCATCCCGGTACTCGGGCGGCGACGGCCGCCCGTACTTCGTGGAGAGCATCGGGCACTACCTGCATCCGGAGACCGTCGAGGACCGGTGGCCGGACGTCTACCGCCGGTCGGTGGTGGACCGCTTCGAGCGGATCGGCGACCGCGAGTCGCTGCTGACGGCCCGTCGGCTGGCGCGGGAGGAGGGCCTGCTGGCGGGCGGCTCGGCGGGCACCGCGGTGGCGGCCGCGCTGCGCGTCGCCGCCGAGCTGGGCCCGGAGCACCTGGTCGTCGTGGTGCTGCCGGACTCCGGGCGCAACTATCTCTCCAAGGTCCACGACGACGGGTGGCTGCGGCACTGGGGCTTCCTCGACGGCGACGGGACCGGGCCGGTGGTCGGCGACGCCCCGAGCACGCCGCTGGGGCTGTCCCTGCGCCCCTCGGCCACCGTCGGTCAGACGCTGGCGACCCTGGAGGAACGGGCCGGCGAGAAGCGGCCCGACGGGCGCGGGGCGGACACGGCGGCGCTGGTGACGATGGTGCCGGAGCGACCGGACCGCCCCGTCATGGGCACCGAGATCCTCGGCAGCGTCACCGCGCGGCTGCTGCGGGAGTCCCTGGCCACAGGGGCGGCGCACCCGGACGACGCGCTGCGCGACCATCTCGCCCCGGCGCCGCCCGCCTTCGGCAGCGGCGAGCCGGCCGCCGATGCCCTGGCGGCGCTGGACGGGCACGCCGCGGAGACCGCCGTGGTGCTGTTCGACGGCCGGGCGCGGGCGCTGGTCGGCCGCGCCGCCCTGGCGGCGCTGGTGCGTGCCCAGGACGCGGCGGCCGACGGGCCGGGCACCGCGCCGGAGACCGCGCCGGACGCCGCTTCGGACGACACGACAGACGCCGTGACGGATGCCGTGACGGATGCCGCGGCGGCGCCTGTCGGGGCCTGA
- a CDS encoding FadR/GntR family transcriptional regulator encodes MAVTDEAIEKIKDMIVSGALRPGDRLPKESELAAELGLSRNSLREAVRALSLIRILDVRQGDGTYVTSLDPELLLQELGFIVDFHQDDTALEFLAVRRVLEPAATALACARITDAELDELSAQLDALGPRPSVRQLVACDVEFHHRIARASGNGVLCSLLDGLSGPTSRTRVWRTLTRNGAAARTLYEHRAILAALRDRDAEAARSWATVHVASAEHWLRAAL; translated from the coding sequence ATGGCGGTCACCGACGAGGCGATCGAGAAGATCAAGGACATGATCGTCTCGGGTGCGCTGCGGCCCGGCGACCGCCTCCCCAAGGAGAGCGAACTGGCCGCGGAGCTGGGGCTGTCCCGCAACTCGCTGCGCGAGGCGGTACGGGCCCTGTCGCTGATCCGCATCCTGGACGTGCGGCAGGGCGACGGCACCTACGTCACCAGCCTGGACCCCGAACTGCTGCTCCAGGAGCTCGGTTTCATCGTCGACTTCCACCAGGACGACACGGCGCTGGAGTTCCTGGCCGTCCGGCGCGTCCTGGAGCCCGCGGCGACCGCGCTGGCCTGTGCCCGGATCACCGACGCGGAGCTGGACGAGCTGTCGGCGCAGTTGGACGCGCTGGGCCCGCGGCCCTCGGTGCGCCAACTGGTCGCCTGCGACGTGGAATTCCACCACCGCATCGCCCGGGCGTCCGGCAACGGTGTGCTCTGCTCGCTGCTGGACGGCCTGTCCGGGCCGACCAGCCGGACCCGCGTCTGGCGCACCCTGACCCGCAACGGCGCGGCCGCCCGCACCCTGTACGAGCACCGCGCGATCCTGGCCGCGCTGCGCGACCGGGATGCGGAGGCGGCCCGGTCGTGGGCCACGGTCCACGTCGCGAGCGCCGAACACTGGCTGCGCGCCGCGCTGTGA